A single Vulpes vulpes isolate BD-2025 chromosome 16, VulVul3, whole genome shotgun sequence DNA region contains:
- the SLC3A1 gene encoding amino acid transporter heavy chain SLC3A1 gives MAKGTARRGSGALRLQACRANDGFVQNEGLPASEPERARDPASSPPCGGGCAGPGPAGPGAGGPAGPYAGMPKEVLFQFSRRARYRAPREALFWLTVASVLALTGATIAIIAVSPRCLDWWQAGPVYRIYPRSFRDSDADGNGDLKGIQEKLDYITTLNIKTIWITSFYKSSLKDFRYGIEDFRDIDPIFGTMKDFENLLAAIHDKGLKLIIDFIPNHTSDKHAWFQLSRNRTGKYTDYYIWHDCTHENGTTIPPNNWLSVYGNSSWHFDEVRNQCYFHQFLREQPDLNFYNLDVQKEIKEIIQFWLTKGVDGFSFDAVKFLLEAEHLRDEAQVNKAQIPDTVTHYWELYHDFTTTQVGMHDIVRSFRQTMDQYSREPGRYRFMGTEAYGESIDRTMMYYGLPFIQEADFPFNDYLSKLNTLSGNSVFEVITSWMENMPEGKWPNWMIGGPDNARLTSRFGEEYVNIMNMLVFTLPGTPITYYGEEIGMRNILVTNFNESYDVNTLLSKSPMQWDNSSNAGFSEANHTWLPTSSDYHTVNVDVQKTQSGSALKLYQELSLLHANDLLLSRGWFCYLRNDSRSVVYARELDGIDRVFLVVLNFGELSLVNLQEMISNIPARMRIRLSTNSADDRNTVDTNAILLDKGEGLILEYNTNNLLHHQTAFKDRCFVSNRACYSSVLNILHSLC, from the exons ATGGCCAAGGGGACGGcgcggaggggctcgggggcgctGAGGCTGCAGGCGTGCCGGGCCAACGACGGCTTTGTGCAGAACGAGGGCCTCCCGGCCAGCGAGCCCGAGCGGGCGCGGGACCCGGCCAGCTCGCCGCCCTGCGGGGGCGGgtgcgcggggccggggccggcggggccgggggcgggggggccggcggggccgtACGCGGGCATGCCCAAGGAGGTGCTCTTCCAGTTCTCGCGCCGGGCCCGCTACCGGGCGCCCCGGGAGGCCCTCTTCTGGCTCACCGTGGCTTCGGTGCTCGCGCTCACGGGCGCCACCATCGCCATCATCGCCGTGTCGCCCAGGTGCCTGGACTGGTGGCAGGCGGGGCCCGTGTACCGGATCTACCCGAGGTCCTTCAGGGACAGCGACGCGGACGGGAACGGAGACCTGAAAG gTATTCAAGAGAAACTGGACTACATcacaactttaaatataaaaaccatttggATTACTTCGTTTTATAAATCATCCCTTAAAGATTTCCGATATGGTATCGAAGACTTCCGAGACATTGATCCTATTTTTGGAACCATGAAAGATTTTGAGAATCTGCTTGCAGCCATACACGATAAAG GTTTAAAATTAATAATCGATTTCATACCAAACCACACCAGTGATAAACATGCTTGGTTTCAACTGAGTCGGAATCGGACAGGGAAATATACTGATTATTACATATGGCATGACTGTACCCATGAAAATGGCACAACCATACCACCCAACAACTGG TTAAGTGTGTACGGAAACTCCAGCTGGCACTTTGATGAAGTACGAAACCAGTGTTATTTTCACCAGTTTTTGAGAGAACAGCCTGACTTAAATTTCTACAATCTTGatgttcaaaaagaaataaaa GAAATTATACAGTTCTGGCTCACAAAGGGTGTTGATGGTTTTAGTTTCGATGCTGTTAAATTTCTTCTAGAAGCAGAACATCTGAGAGATGAAGCTCAAGTGAACAAGGCTCAAATACCG GACACGGTCACACACTACTGGGAGCTGTACCATGACTTCACCACCACGCAAGTTGGAATGCATGACATTGTCCGGAGTTTCCGGCAGACGATGGACCAgtacagcagggagcctgggagatACAG GTTCATGGGGACTGAAGCCTATGGAGAGAGCATTGACAGGACCATGATGTACTATGGATTGCCTTTTATTCAAGAAGCAGACTTTCCCTTCAACGATTATCTCAGTAAGCTAAATACTCTTTCTGGGAACAGTGTGTTTGAGGTTATCACATCCTGGATGGAAAACATGCCAGAAGGAAAATGGCCTAACTGGATG ATCGGTGGACCGGACAATGCCCGGCTAACTTCTCGTTTTGGGGAAGAATATGTCAACATCATGAACATGCTTGTTTTCACACTCCCTGGAACTCCCATAACTTACTATGGGGAAGAAATaggaatgagaaatattttagtCACAAATTTCAATGAAAGCTATGATGTT AATACTCTTCTCTCAAAGTCACCAATGCAGTGGGACAATAGCTCAAATGCTGGTTTTTCTGAAGCCAATCACACCTGGTTACCCACCAGTTCAGATTACCATACTGTGAATGTTGAC gtccAAAAGACTCAGTCCGGATCAGCATTGAAGTTATATCAAGAATTAAGTTTGCTTCATGCCAATGACCTGCTCCTCAGCAGGGGCTGGTTTTGCTATTTGAGGAATGACAGCCGCTCTGTTGTATATGCAAGAGAGCTGGATGGCATCGATAGAGTCTTTCTTGTGGTTCTGAATTTTGGAGAATTATCACTGGTAAATCTCCAGGAAATGATTTCCAACATTCCCGCAAGAATGAGAATAAGGTTAAGTACTAATTCTGCTGACGATCGCAATACAGTTGATACAAATGCCATTTTACTGGATAAAGGAGAAGGCCTCATCCTTGAATACAACACGAACAATCTCCTTCATCACCAAACAGCTTTCAAAGACAGATGTTTTGTTTCCAATCGGGCATGCTATTCCAGTGTATTAAACATACTGCACAGCTTGTGTTAG